One stretch of Euphorbia lathyris chromosome 7, ddEupLath1.1, whole genome shotgun sequence DNA includes these proteins:
- the LOC136235089 gene encoding plastid division protein CDP1, chloroplastic yields MALAHANLRPTFPPSSHPPSSHFLCGNYSANFSRKCRKHGCPSGFVNRRFSIAVSVFRVLGKADFTFNRSISKAAETRSSNNVSPRNPTGSTTTVEIPVTCYQLVGVPDRAEKDEIVKSVMQLKSAEVEEGYTMDAVASRQDLLMDIRDKLLFEPEYAGNLREKIPPKSSLRIPWVWLPGALCLLQEAGEDKLVLDIGREALQHPPAKPYVHDILLSMALAECASAKTGFEKNKVSHGFEALARAQCLLRSKISLEKMALLFEIEESLEELAPVCTLELLGMPHSPENAERRRGAIAALRELLRQGLDVETSCRVQDWPCFLSQALNRLMATEIVDLIPWDNLALVRKNKKSLESQNQRVVIDFNCFYLALIAHVAVGFSSKQKEMINKAKTICECLMASEGIDLKFEDALCLFLLGQGTEAQAVEKLHQLELNCNPASRSLFPGKETKDGSVVKPSLETWLKDAVLSVFPDTRDCSPSMVKFFGSEKRSPVSRSKASPQTNPALNNRSLSDIAVRRMDFGESHPNINSTQYLGSAIKQLAPTDLQSSLLLGKNSDGGDVIEPPVQLKRDLGAHYNRGWEFWLANINIVGKTTFMAVLGCILFFTLKLSVMSLKRTMTLSKLDTWKPRMNNSSLVYKTDSSLDCNIGYSYIRGSSIASKMNKLWAIAKKQFQKQSYPRKLNSAELAADLSSCMQIVSRKQMPAEEAEALVKHWQTIKAEALGPSHEAYSLSEVLDGPMLAQWQALADAAKARPCYWRFVLLRLSVLQADVLSDVYGVEMAEIEALLEEAAELVDESQQNNPNYYSTYKIHYILRRQDDGSWKFCEGDIQTVS; encoded by the exons ATGGCATTGGCTCATGCGAATCTGAGACCAACTTTTCCTCCATCTTCTCATCCGCCCTCTTCTCATTTTCTATGTGGAAATTACAGCGCCAATTTCAGTCGGAAATGTCGAAAACACGGTTGTCCTTCTGGTTTTGTTAACAGGAGATTCTCAATTGCTGTTTCTGtttttagggttttggggaAAGCTGATTTTACTTTCAACCGATCAATTTCGAAAGCCGCCGAGACTCGCAGTTCGAACAATGTTTCCCCTCGAAATCCTACCGGCAGTACCACCACCGTTGAAATCCCCGTCACTTGTTACCAG CTTGTTGGTGTTCCTGATCGAGCAGAGAAAGATGAGATTGTTAAGTCAGTGATGCAACTAAAAAGTGCTGAGGTAGAAGAAGGTTATACGATGGATGCTGTTGCATCTCGTCAG GATCTTTTAATGGACATAAGAGACAAGCTTCTTTTTGAACCTGAATATGCTGGGAATTTGAGGGAGAAGATCCCACCTAAATCGTCTCTTCGAATTCCATGGGTTTGGCTGCCTGGGGCTCTCTGCCTACTTCAAGAG GCTGGAGAAGACAAATTGGTGTTAGATATTGGCCGAGAAGCTCTCCAGCATCCCCCTGCTAAGCCATATGTTCATGATATCCTTCTGTCCATGGCCCTAGCTGAG TGTGCTAGCGCAAAGACTGGTTTTGAGAAGAATAAAGTATCTCATGGATTTGAAGCTCTTGCACGTGCTCAATGTCTTCTTAGAAGTAAAATCTCTCTTGAGAAGATGGCATTACTCTTTGAG ATTGAAGAATCTTTGGAGGAGCTTGCACCCGTTTGCACTTTGGAATTATTAGGCATGCCTCATTCTCCTGAAAATGCTGAGAGGAGACGAGGAGCAATTGCAGCCTTGCGTGAATTGCTCAGGCAAGGGCTTGATGTGGAAACCTCATGCAGAGTTCAAGACTGGCCATGCTTCCTAAGCCAAGCACTTAATAGGCTCATGGCTACAGAAATAGTTGATCTTATTCCTTGGGACAATTTAGCCCTCGTGCGGAAGAATAAGAAATCACTTGAATCACAGAACCAAAGGGTTGTTATTGATTTCAACTGTTTCTATTTGGCACTAATAGCTCATGTAGCTGTTGGCTTTTCGAGCAAGCAAAAAGAGATG ATAAACAAAGCGAAAACTATATGCGAGTGTTTAATGGCCTCTGAAGGTATTGATCTGAAATTTGAGGATGCTCTTTGTTTGTTTCTTCTTGGCCAG GGAACTGAGGCCCAGGCAGTTGAAAAACTTCATCAGCTAGAACTGAACTGTAATCCTGCTTCACGGAGTTTATTTCCTGGGAAGGAGACAAAAGATGGCTCTGTTGTAAAACCGTCATTG GAAACATGGTTGAAGGATGCTGTACTTTCTGTATTTCCTGATACTAGAGACTGCTCTCCATCAATG GTTAAGTTTTTTGGCAGTGAAAAGAGATCTCCAGTAAGTAGAAGTAAAGCATCTCCACAAACTAATCCTGCTCTAAACAACAGATCATTATCTGATATTGCAGTGAGACGGATGGATTTTGGGGAATCCCATCCAAACATAAACTCTACTCAATATCTTGGATCAGCTATTAAGCAATTGGCTCCTACTGACTTGCAAAGCTCTTTGTTATTGGGGAAGAATAGCGATGGAGGTGATGTTATTGAACCTCCTGTTCAATTGAAAAGAGACCTTGGTGCGCATTATAATAGAGGTTGGGAATTTTGGTTGGCCAATATTAATATTGTTGGAAAGACAACTTTCATGGCAGTACTGGGATGCATCTTATTTTTTACCCTTAAGCTGTCTGTCATGAGCTTAAAAAGGACTATGACTTTATCCAAGTTGGACACTTGGAAACCTAGAATGAATAATAGTTCCCTTGTTTATAAAACAGATTCCTCTCTCGATTGCAATATAGGATATTCTTATATAAGGGGAAGTAGCATTGCTAGCAAGATGAATAAGCTGTGGGCAATTGCTAAAAAGCAATTCCAGAAACAGTCATATCCTAGAAAACTGAATAGTGCAGAACTTGCTGCTGACCTTTCATCTTGTATGCAAATAGTTTCCAGGAAGCAAATGCCTGCTGAAGAAGCTGAAGCACTTGTTAAGCACTGGCAAACAATTAAAGCTGAAGCTCTTGGGCCCAGCCATGAAGCCTATAgcctcagtgaagttcttgatGGACCAATGCTCGCTCAG TGGCAAGCTTTGGCTGATGCTGCAAAAGCTAGGCCTTGTTATTGGAGATTCGTTTTGCTACGATTGTCTGTGCTGCAAGCTGACGTCTTATCAGATGTGTATGGTGTTGAAATGGCAGAAATTGAAGCTCTCCTTGAGGAAGCAGCTGAGCTTGTTGATGAATCTCAGCAAAACAATCCAAACTATTATAG CACATACAAAATTCATTATATTCTGAGAAGGCAAGATGATGGATCATGGAAGTTCTGTGAAGGTGATATTCAGACAGTATCATGA